The following proteins come from a genomic window of Sesamum indicum cultivar Zhongzhi No. 13 linkage group LG10, S_indicum_v1.0, whole genome shotgun sequence:
- the LOC105172322 gene encoding adenylate isopentenyltransferase 5, chloroplastic-like: MSIFAWKPTQSSIVNFSVWGMMNEHQGKDKVVVVLGAAGTGKSRLAINLTTRFGAEVINSDKIQVYKGLDIVTNKVSNEECHGVPHHLLEIIDPEMYYTVHDFVHHALLAADAIVQKNRLPIIARGSNSFIQACHWGPRDGWFFRSEGFVDGETRAKVLKAAIDEIKMNTCKLACCQVEKILRMSEEFGWQIHRSNAIEDLARYRKDFRPLLKETESSKWKWEEIHTKRVAELKQVCSNLAKLAILQDEDELVVYTDADDYICAAVLKAETYETALESIYLEGFHPTEVLVYYVASLAQQISYKGQTQVPP, from the exons ATGTCGATCTTCGCCTGGAAGCCAACACAATCTAGCATAGTGAACTTTTCAGTTTGGGGCATGATGAACGAGCACCAAGGAAAGGataaggtggtggtggtattGGGTGCCGCTGGCACTGGCAAATCGCGCCTGGCGATAAACCTAACCACCCGTTTTGGGGCAGAGGTCATCAACTCGGACAAAATTCAGGTCTACAAGGGCCTTGACATAGTAACCAATAAGGTGAGCAATGAGGAATGCCACGGCGTGCCGCACCATTTGCTCGAAATCATTGATCCCGAGATGTATTACACTGTACATGATTTTGTGCATCATGCATTGCTGGCTGCTGATGCCATCGTACAAAAGAATCGATTGCCAATCATTGCTAGAGGGTCCAATTCCTTCATACAG GCGTGCCATTGGGGTCCCCGAGATGGATGGTTCTTTAGGAGTGAGGGTTTTGTCGATGGTGAAACTAGGGCTAAGGTTCTTAAGGCAgctattgatgaaattaagatgAACACTTGCAAATTAGCTTGCTGTCAagttgaaaagattttgaggATGAGCGAGGAATTCGGGTGGCAAATCCATCGGTCGAACGCCATAGAG gatcttgcaagatataGAAAGGATTTTCGACCACTCTTGAAAGAAACGGAGAgctcaaagtggaaatgggaagaaatccacacaaaaagggtTGCTGAGCTAAAacaggtttgcagtaacctggCAAAGCTTGCCATACTGCAGgacgaggatgaattggtagtctatacAGATGCCGATGATTACATATGTGCAGCAGTGCTCAAGGCCGAAACTTACGAGACAGCCTTGGAAAGCATCTATCTGGAAGGCTTTCATCCCACCGAAGTACTCGTTTATTATGTGGCTTCGCTTGCGCAGCAGATTAGCTACAAGGGACAGACTCAGGTTCCTCCATGA